A window from Dromaius novaehollandiae isolate bDroNov1 chromosome 1, bDroNov1.hap1, whole genome shotgun sequence encodes these proteins:
- the STARD13 gene encoding stAR-related lipid transfer protein 13 isoform X4 — MTIRGLHWIGRSLGLGNTKFQDPFLQLIVLETFLDLGKYIIQGGEIEAKEACDWLRAAGFPQYAQFYEDSQFPIDIAAVKKDHDFLDKDLVEPLCRRLNTLNKCASMKLDVNLQRKKSEDSDEEDLCAISNKWTFQRTSRRWSRVDDIDAFFHRSDRHGSSGDIKMKNTTSSESVLTDLSEPEISSIHSESSGGSDNRSQSGISSAGREFCDCSGQHDVENTLLQDTTLVSAALAPKDNLKNEKPTRTKAKTFLKRMETLKAKGVHGKLKGSGRTGPLEISGPVLQYEPKSLKDMHCVQIVNGDLQNLGQDSVKRGLSFSAKSSSDSSQSENSSSGVSTPCLKERKDHEANKRGGMYLEDLDVLAGTALRQVVDQNRKNEFHSQENLVVHIPKDHKPGTFPKALSIESLSPTDNSNNVNWRTGSISLGKQNCSTPKEAGLMACCPKESRVSIYDNVPGSHLYASTGDLLDLEKDVLFPHLDDILQHVNGLQEVVDGWSKNVLPGLPVDDMSMKESPSLPFQSPTQITLDFEGNSVSDGRTTPSDMDRDGTSLNESEATGVRDRRDSGVGASLTRPSRRLRWHSFQISHRLSHSIASLHISNQSAAQLNLLQKFSLLRLTAIMEKYSMSNKHGWTWSVPKFMKRMKVPDYKDKNVFGVPLIVHVQRTGQPLPQSIQQALRYLRSTCLDQVGLFRKSGVKSRIQALRQMNESSPENVSYEDQSAYDVADMVKQFFRDLPEPLLTSKLGETFLHIYQYVPAEQRLQAVQAAVMLMADENREVLQTLLCFLSDVTSVEENQMTPMNIAVCLAPSLFHLNIVKKESSPRVIQKKYATGKPDQKDLSENLAATQGLAHMIMECNKLFEVPHEMVTQSRNSYVDAEVHSPTLEELGKQVDEEGGNYQMYLESLVQTLQKEAKEKFKGWVTCSSLENTELAYKKVGDGNPLRLWKASVEVEAPPSVVLNRVLRERHIWDEDFLQWKIVESLDKQTEVYQYVLNSMAPHPVRDFVVLRTWRTDLPKGMCMLVAISVEHEEAPLMGGVRAIVMDSQYLIEPCGSGKARLTHICRIDLKGHSPEWYNKGFGHLCAAEVARIRNSFQPLIAEGPETKI; from the exons ACGACTGAACACACTGAACAAGTGCGCCTCAATGAAACTCGATGTGAACTTACaaagaaaaaag AGTGAAGATTCAGATGAGGAAGATCTCTGTGCTATCAGTAATAAATGGACTTTCCAAAGAACCAGCAGGCGATGGTCTCGAGTGGACGACATTGATGCTTTTTTTCACCGATCAGACAGACATGGGTCTTCTGGggacattaaaatgaaaaatacaacaagCAGTGAGAGTGTCCTTACAGATCTGAGCGAACCTGAGATCTCATCTATTCACAGTGAGAGCAGTGGGGGAAGTGACAACAGGAGTCAGTCTGGCATCAGCAGCGCTGGCAGGGAGTTCTGCGACTGCTCTGGCCAGCATGATGTAGAAAACACACTTCTGCAAGACACCACTTTAGTAAGCGCTGCCCTGGCCCCCAAGGACAACCTGAAGAATGAGAAACCAACAcgaacaaaagcaaaaaccttTCTGAAACGCATGGAGACACTAAAAGCAAAAGGTGTGCATGGAAAGCTAAAAGGCTCAGGGAGAACAGGTCCTTTAGAGATAAGTGGACCAGTTCTTCAATATGAGCCGAAATCCTTGAAAGACATGCACTGTGTACAGATAGTCAATGGCGATCTCCAAAACTTAGGACAAGATTCAGTCAAAAGAGGACTCTCCTTTTCTGCCAAatccagcagtgacagcagtcagtcCGAAAACAGCAGCAGTGGGGTGAGCACACCGTGTTTGAAGGAACGCAAAGATCATGAAGCAAACAAGAGAGGTGGGATGTACTTGGAGGACCTAGATGTTCTGGCAGGAACAGCCTTACGGCAAGTGGTAGACCAAAACCgaaaaaatgaatttcattcCCAAGAGAACCTGGTTGTGCATATTCCCAAGGACCACAAACCGGGGACCTTCCCAAAAGCGCTTTCTATTGAAAGTCTTTCACCTACAGACAACAGTAATAATGTAAACTGGAGGACAGGCAGCATCTCTTTGGGAAAACAGAACTGCTCTACTCCAAAAGAGGCTGGATTGATGGCTTGCTGTCCAAAAGAGAGCAGAGTTAGTATTTATGACAATGTGCCAGGTTCCCACTTGTATGCCAGTACTGGGGACCTCCTGGACTTGGAGAAAGATGTCCTTTTTCCTCATTTAGATGACATTTTGCAGCATGTCAATGGACTCCAGGAGGTGGTAGATGGCTGGTCAAAGAACGTGTTGCCAGGTCTGCCAGTTGATGACATGTCCATGAAGGAATCTCCATCATTGCCTTTCCAGTCACCCACACAGATCACACTTGATTTTGAAGGGAACTCTGTCTCTGATGGCCGGACCACACCAAGTGACATGGACAGAGATGGAACATCCCTGAATGAGTCAGAAGCCACTGGTGTTAGGGACAGGAGAGACTCTGGGGTGGGAGCATCTCTCACAAGGCCAAGCAG GCGGTTACGGTGGCATAGTTTCCAAATCTCTCATCGCCTGAGCCACTCCATAGCATCACTTCACATCAGTAATCAGTCAGCAGCCCAACTGAATCTACTGCAAAAATTCTCTCTACTTCGTCTTACTGCCATCATGGAAAAATACTCCATGTCAAACAAGCATGGCTGGACCTG GTCTGTGCCAAAGTTCATGAAGAGGATGAAAGTCCCTGACTACAAGGACAAGAACGTCTTTGGTGTGCCTTTGATAGTTCATGTCCAGAGAACCGGACAGCCTCTTCCCCAGAGCATACAGCAAGCACTACGCTACTTACGCAGCACCTGTCTAGATCAG GTGGGTCTGTTTCGAAAATCTGGAGTGAAATCTCGAATCCAGGCCTTACGTCAGATGAATGAGAGCTCCCCGGAAAATGTCAGTTATGAAGACCAGTCAGCATATGACGTGGCAGACATGGTAAAGCAGTTTTTCAGGGACTTGCCAGAACCTCTCCTCACAAGTAAGCTAGGAGAGACCTTTCTACACATCTACCAGT ACGTTCCCGCGGAGCAGCGGCTGCAGGCGGTGCAGGCAGCCGTCATGCTGATGGCAGACGAGAACCGGGAGGTCTTGCAGACACTGCTGTGCTTCCTCAGCGATGTCACCTCCGTGGAGGAGAACCAGATGACTCCCATGAACATCGCCGTTTGCCTGGCCCCTTCCCTCTTCCACCTTAATATAGTGAAGAAGGAAAGCTCCCCAAG AGTGatacagaaaaaatatgcaaCAGGGAAACCAGATCAGAAGGACCTCAGTGAAAACCTGGCAGCTACTCAGGGACTTGCTCATATGATAATGGAATGCAACAAACTTTTTGAG GTCCCACATGAGATGGTCACCCAGTCTCGAAACTCCTATGTTGATGCTGAAGTACATTCTCCCACCCTGGAAGAACTGGGGAAACAAGTGGATGAAGAAGGAGGGAACTATCAGATGTACCTTGAAAGTCTCGTGCAGACTCTccagaaagaagcaaaagagaaattcaaAGGATGGGTCACATGTTCCAGTTTagagaacacagaactcgcctaCAAAAAG GTTGGGGATGGGAACCCCCTAAGGCTTTGGAAAGCTTCCGTGGAAGTTGAAGCTCCCCCATCAGTTGTCCTGAACCGAGTGCTGAGAGAACGCCACATTTGGGACGAGGACTTCTTGCAGTGGAAGATTGTCGAGAGCCTGGACAAGCAGACAGAAGTTTACCAGTACGTTTTGAACAGCATGGCACCTCATCCCGTCCGAGATTTTGTTGTTCTAAG GACATGGAGGACCGATTTGCCAAAGGGGATGTGTATGCTGGTGGCCATCTCTGTggagcacgaggaggcccctcTCATGGGAGGTGTGCGAGCCATCGTGATGGACTCCCAGTACCTAATCGAGCCGTGTGGCTCAGGAAAAGCCAGGCTGACCCATATCTGCAGAATTGACCTAAA AGGACATTCCCCAGAGTGGTACAACAAAGGCTTTGGACATCTGTGTGCAGCAGAAGTTGCCAGGATCAGAAACTCGTTTCAGCCTCTGATTGCCGAGGGACCAGAAACGAAAATCTGA
- the STARD13 gene encoding stAR-related lipid transfer protein 13 isoform X5, whose amino-acid sequence MSSKRRSAKPQLRRSLSEQLRDSTAKAWDLLWRNVRERRLAEIEAKEACDWLRAAGFPQYAQFYEDSQFPIDIAAVKKDHDFLDKDLVEPLCRRLNTLNKCASMKLDVNLQRKKSEDSDEEDLCAISNKWTFQRTSRRWSRVDDIDAFFHRSDRHGSSGDIKMKNTTSSESVLTDLSEPEISSIHSESSGGSDNRSQSGISSAGREFCDCSGQHDVENTLLQDTTLVSAALAPKDNLKNEKPTRTKAKTFLKRMETLKAKGVHGKLKGSGRTGPLEISGPVLQYEPKSLKDMHCVQIVNGDLQNLGQDSVKRGLSFSAKSSSDSSQSENSSSGVSTPCLKERKDHEANKRGGMYLEDLDVLAGTALRQVVDQNRKNEFHSQENLVVHIPKDHKPGTFPKALSIESLSPTDNSNNVNWRTGSISLGKQNCSTPKEAGLMACCPKESRVSIYDNVPGSHLYASTGDLLDLEKDVLFPHLDDILQHVNGLQEVVDGWSKNVLPGLPVDDMSMKESPSLPFQSPTQITLDFEGNSVSDGRTTPSDMDRDGTSLNESEATGVRDRRDSGVGASLTRPSRRLRWHSFQISHRLSHSIASLHISNQSAAQLNLLQKFSLLRLTAIMEKYSMSNKHGWTWSVPKFMKRMKVPDYKDKNVFGVPLIVHVQRTGQPLPQSIQQALRYLRSTCLDQVGLFRKSGVKSRIQALRQMNESSPENVSYEDQSAYDVADMVKQFFRDLPEPLLTSKLGETFLHIYQYVPAEQRLQAVQAAVMLMADENREVLQTLLCFLSDVTSVEENQMTPMNIAVCLAPSLFHLNIVKKESSPRVIQKKYATGKPDQKDLSENLAATQGLAHMIMECNKLFEVPHEMVTQSRNSYVDAEVHSPTLEELGKQVDEEGGNYQMYLESLVQTLQKEAKEKFKGWVTCSSLENTELAYKKVGDGNPLRLWKASVEVEAPPSVVLNRVLRERHIWDEDFLQWKIVESLDKQTEVYQYVLNSMAPHPVRDFVVLRTWRTDLPKGMCMLVAISVEHEEAPLMGGVRAIVMDSQYLIEPCGSGKARLTHICRIDLKGHSPEWYNKGFGHLCAAEVARIRNSFQPLIAEGPETKI is encoded by the exons ACGACTGAACACACTGAACAAGTGCGCCTCAATGAAACTCGATGTGAACTTACaaagaaaaaag AGTGAAGATTCAGATGAGGAAGATCTCTGTGCTATCAGTAATAAATGGACTTTCCAAAGAACCAGCAGGCGATGGTCTCGAGTGGACGACATTGATGCTTTTTTTCACCGATCAGACAGACATGGGTCTTCTGGggacattaaaatgaaaaatacaacaagCAGTGAGAGTGTCCTTACAGATCTGAGCGAACCTGAGATCTCATCTATTCACAGTGAGAGCAGTGGGGGAAGTGACAACAGGAGTCAGTCTGGCATCAGCAGCGCTGGCAGGGAGTTCTGCGACTGCTCTGGCCAGCATGATGTAGAAAACACACTTCTGCAAGACACCACTTTAGTAAGCGCTGCCCTGGCCCCCAAGGACAACCTGAAGAATGAGAAACCAACAcgaacaaaagcaaaaaccttTCTGAAACGCATGGAGACACTAAAAGCAAAAGGTGTGCATGGAAAGCTAAAAGGCTCAGGGAGAACAGGTCCTTTAGAGATAAGTGGACCAGTTCTTCAATATGAGCCGAAATCCTTGAAAGACATGCACTGTGTACAGATAGTCAATGGCGATCTCCAAAACTTAGGACAAGATTCAGTCAAAAGAGGACTCTCCTTTTCTGCCAAatccagcagtgacagcagtcagtcCGAAAACAGCAGCAGTGGGGTGAGCACACCGTGTTTGAAGGAACGCAAAGATCATGAAGCAAACAAGAGAGGTGGGATGTACTTGGAGGACCTAGATGTTCTGGCAGGAACAGCCTTACGGCAAGTGGTAGACCAAAACCgaaaaaatgaatttcattcCCAAGAGAACCTGGTTGTGCATATTCCCAAGGACCACAAACCGGGGACCTTCCCAAAAGCGCTTTCTATTGAAAGTCTTTCACCTACAGACAACAGTAATAATGTAAACTGGAGGACAGGCAGCATCTCTTTGGGAAAACAGAACTGCTCTACTCCAAAAGAGGCTGGATTGATGGCTTGCTGTCCAAAAGAGAGCAGAGTTAGTATTTATGACAATGTGCCAGGTTCCCACTTGTATGCCAGTACTGGGGACCTCCTGGACTTGGAGAAAGATGTCCTTTTTCCTCATTTAGATGACATTTTGCAGCATGTCAATGGACTCCAGGAGGTGGTAGATGGCTGGTCAAAGAACGTGTTGCCAGGTCTGCCAGTTGATGACATGTCCATGAAGGAATCTCCATCATTGCCTTTCCAGTCACCCACACAGATCACACTTGATTTTGAAGGGAACTCTGTCTCTGATGGCCGGACCACACCAAGTGACATGGACAGAGATGGAACATCCCTGAATGAGTCAGAAGCCACTGGTGTTAGGGACAGGAGAGACTCTGGGGTGGGAGCATCTCTCACAAGGCCAAGCAG GCGGTTACGGTGGCATAGTTTCCAAATCTCTCATCGCCTGAGCCACTCCATAGCATCACTTCACATCAGTAATCAGTCAGCAGCCCAACTGAATCTACTGCAAAAATTCTCTCTACTTCGTCTTACTGCCATCATGGAAAAATACTCCATGTCAAACAAGCATGGCTGGACCTG GTCTGTGCCAAAGTTCATGAAGAGGATGAAAGTCCCTGACTACAAGGACAAGAACGTCTTTGGTGTGCCTTTGATAGTTCATGTCCAGAGAACCGGACAGCCTCTTCCCCAGAGCATACAGCAAGCACTACGCTACTTACGCAGCACCTGTCTAGATCAG GTGGGTCTGTTTCGAAAATCTGGAGTGAAATCTCGAATCCAGGCCTTACGTCAGATGAATGAGAGCTCCCCGGAAAATGTCAGTTATGAAGACCAGTCAGCATATGACGTGGCAGACATGGTAAAGCAGTTTTTCAGGGACTTGCCAGAACCTCTCCTCACAAGTAAGCTAGGAGAGACCTTTCTACACATCTACCAGT ACGTTCCCGCGGAGCAGCGGCTGCAGGCGGTGCAGGCAGCCGTCATGCTGATGGCAGACGAGAACCGGGAGGTCTTGCAGACACTGCTGTGCTTCCTCAGCGATGTCACCTCCGTGGAGGAGAACCAGATGACTCCCATGAACATCGCCGTTTGCCTGGCCCCTTCCCTCTTCCACCTTAATATAGTGAAGAAGGAAAGCTCCCCAAG AGTGatacagaaaaaatatgcaaCAGGGAAACCAGATCAGAAGGACCTCAGTGAAAACCTGGCAGCTACTCAGGGACTTGCTCATATGATAATGGAATGCAACAAACTTTTTGAG GTCCCACATGAGATGGTCACCCAGTCTCGAAACTCCTATGTTGATGCTGAAGTACATTCTCCCACCCTGGAAGAACTGGGGAAACAAGTGGATGAAGAAGGAGGGAACTATCAGATGTACCTTGAAAGTCTCGTGCAGACTCTccagaaagaagcaaaagagaaattcaaAGGATGGGTCACATGTTCCAGTTTagagaacacagaactcgcctaCAAAAAG GTTGGGGATGGGAACCCCCTAAGGCTTTGGAAAGCTTCCGTGGAAGTTGAAGCTCCCCCATCAGTTGTCCTGAACCGAGTGCTGAGAGAACGCCACATTTGGGACGAGGACTTCTTGCAGTGGAAGATTGTCGAGAGCCTGGACAAGCAGACAGAAGTTTACCAGTACGTTTTGAACAGCATGGCACCTCATCCCGTCCGAGATTTTGTTGTTCTAAG GACATGGAGGACCGATTTGCCAAAGGGGATGTGTATGCTGGTGGCCATCTCTGTggagcacgaggaggcccctcTCATGGGAGGTGTGCGAGCCATCGTGATGGACTCCCAGTACCTAATCGAGCCGTGTGGCTCAGGAAAAGCCAGGCTGACCCATATCTGCAGAATTGACCTAAA AGGACATTCCCCAGAGTGGTACAACAAAGGCTTTGGACATCTGTGTGCAGCAGAAGTTGCCAGGATCAGAAACTCGTTTCAGCCTCTGATTGCCGAGGGACCAGAAACGAAAATCTGA
- the STARD13 gene encoding stAR-related lipid transfer protein 13 isoform X3: MFKQVSRTPGAGCYYLNSMSPEGQEMYVRFDQTARRPPYRMSRILARHHLLTKIQQEIEAKEACDWLRAAGFPQYAQFYEDSQFPIDIAAVKKDHDFLDKDLVEPLCRRLNTLNKCASMKLDVNLQRKKSEDSDEEDLCAISNKWTFQRTSRRWSRVDDIDAFFHRSDRHGSSGDIKMKNTTSSESVLTDLSEPEISSIHSESSGGSDNRSQSGISSAGREFCDCSGQHDVENTLLQDTTLVSAALAPKDNLKNEKPTRTKAKTFLKRMETLKAKGVHGKLKGSGRTGPLEISGPVLQYEPKSLKDMHCVQIVNGDLQNLGQDSVKRGLSFSAKSSSDSSQSENSSSGVSTPCLKERKDHEANKRGGMYLEDLDVLAGTALRQVVDQNRKNEFHSQENLVVHIPKDHKPGTFPKALSIESLSPTDNSNNVNWRTGSISLGKQNCSTPKEAGLMACCPKESRVSIYDNVPGSHLYASTGDLLDLEKDVLFPHLDDILQHVNGLQEVVDGWSKNVLPGLPVDDMSMKESPSLPFQSPTQITLDFEGNSVSDGRTTPSDMDRDGTSLNESEATGVRDRRDSGVGASLTRPSRRLRWHSFQISHRLSHSIASLHISNQSAAQLNLLQKFSLLRLTAIMEKYSMSNKHGWTWSVPKFMKRMKVPDYKDKNVFGVPLIVHVQRTGQPLPQSIQQALRYLRSTCLDQVGLFRKSGVKSRIQALRQMNESSPENVSYEDQSAYDVADMVKQFFRDLPEPLLTSKLGETFLHIYQYVPAEQRLQAVQAAVMLMADENREVLQTLLCFLSDVTSVEENQMTPMNIAVCLAPSLFHLNIVKKESSPRVIQKKYATGKPDQKDLSENLAATQGLAHMIMECNKLFEVPHEMVTQSRNSYVDAEVHSPTLEELGKQVDEEGGNYQMYLESLVQTLQKEAKEKFKGWVTCSSLENTELAYKKVGDGNPLRLWKASVEVEAPPSVVLNRVLRERHIWDEDFLQWKIVESLDKQTEVYQYVLNSMAPHPVRDFVVLRTWRTDLPKGMCMLVAISVEHEEAPLMGGVRAIVMDSQYLIEPCGSGKARLTHICRIDLKGHSPEWYNKGFGHLCAAEVARIRNSFQPLIAEGPETKI; the protein is encoded by the exons ACGACTGAACACACTGAACAAGTGCGCCTCAATGAAACTCGATGTGAACTTACaaagaaaaaag AGTGAAGATTCAGATGAGGAAGATCTCTGTGCTATCAGTAATAAATGGACTTTCCAAAGAACCAGCAGGCGATGGTCTCGAGTGGACGACATTGATGCTTTTTTTCACCGATCAGACAGACATGGGTCTTCTGGggacattaaaatgaaaaatacaacaagCAGTGAGAGTGTCCTTACAGATCTGAGCGAACCTGAGATCTCATCTATTCACAGTGAGAGCAGTGGGGGAAGTGACAACAGGAGTCAGTCTGGCATCAGCAGCGCTGGCAGGGAGTTCTGCGACTGCTCTGGCCAGCATGATGTAGAAAACACACTTCTGCAAGACACCACTTTAGTAAGCGCTGCCCTGGCCCCCAAGGACAACCTGAAGAATGAGAAACCAACAcgaacaaaagcaaaaaccttTCTGAAACGCATGGAGACACTAAAAGCAAAAGGTGTGCATGGAAAGCTAAAAGGCTCAGGGAGAACAGGTCCTTTAGAGATAAGTGGACCAGTTCTTCAATATGAGCCGAAATCCTTGAAAGACATGCACTGTGTACAGATAGTCAATGGCGATCTCCAAAACTTAGGACAAGATTCAGTCAAAAGAGGACTCTCCTTTTCTGCCAAatccagcagtgacagcagtcagtcCGAAAACAGCAGCAGTGGGGTGAGCACACCGTGTTTGAAGGAACGCAAAGATCATGAAGCAAACAAGAGAGGTGGGATGTACTTGGAGGACCTAGATGTTCTGGCAGGAACAGCCTTACGGCAAGTGGTAGACCAAAACCgaaaaaatgaatttcattcCCAAGAGAACCTGGTTGTGCATATTCCCAAGGACCACAAACCGGGGACCTTCCCAAAAGCGCTTTCTATTGAAAGTCTTTCACCTACAGACAACAGTAATAATGTAAACTGGAGGACAGGCAGCATCTCTTTGGGAAAACAGAACTGCTCTACTCCAAAAGAGGCTGGATTGATGGCTTGCTGTCCAAAAGAGAGCAGAGTTAGTATTTATGACAATGTGCCAGGTTCCCACTTGTATGCCAGTACTGGGGACCTCCTGGACTTGGAGAAAGATGTCCTTTTTCCTCATTTAGATGACATTTTGCAGCATGTCAATGGACTCCAGGAGGTGGTAGATGGCTGGTCAAAGAACGTGTTGCCAGGTCTGCCAGTTGATGACATGTCCATGAAGGAATCTCCATCATTGCCTTTCCAGTCACCCACACAGATCACACTTGATTTTGAAGGGAACTCTGTCTCTGATGGCCGGACCACACCAAGTGACATGGACAGAGATGGAACATCCCTGAATGAGTCAGAAGCCACTGGTGTTAGGGACAGGAGAGACTCTGGGGTGGGAGCATCTCTCACAAGGCCAAGCAG GCGGTTACGGTGGCATAGTTTCCAAATCTCTCATCGCCTGAGCCACTCCATAGCATCACTTCACATCAGTAATCAGTCAGCAGCCCAACTGAATCTACTGCAAAAATTCTCTCTACTTCGTCTTACTGCCATCATGGAAAAATACTCCATGTCAAACAAGCATGGCTGGACCTG GTCTGTGCCAAAGTTCATGAAGAGGATGAAAGTCCCTGACTACAAGGACAAGAACGTCTTTGGTGTGCCTTTGATAGTTCATGTCCAGAGAACCGGACAGCCTCTTCCCCAGAGCATACAGCAAGCACTACGCTACTTACGCAGCACCTGTCTAGATCAG GTGGGTCTGTTTCGAAAATCTGGAGTGAAATCTCGAATCCAGGCCTTACGTCAGATGAATGAGAGCTCCCCGGAAAATGTCAGTTATGAAGACCAGTCAGCATATGACGTGGCAGACATGGTAAAGCAGTTTTTCAGGGACTTGCCAGAACCTCTCCTCACAAGTAAGCTAGGAGAGACCTTTCTACACATCTACCAGT ACGTTCCCGCGGAGCAGCGGCTGCAGGCGGTGCAGGCAGCCGTCATGCTGATGGCAGACGAGAACCGGGAGGTCTTGCAGACACTGCTGTGCTTCCTCAGCGATGTCACCTCCGTGGAGGAGAACCAGATGACTCCCATGAACATCGCCGTTTGCCTGGCCCCTTCCCTCTTCCACCTTAATATAGTGAAGAAGGAAAGCTCCCCAAG AGTGatacagaaaaaatatgcaaCAGGGAAACCAGATCAGAAGGACCTCAGTGAAAACCTGGCAGCTACTCAGGGACTTGCTCATATGATAATGGAATGCAACAAACTTTTTGAG GTCCCACATGAGATGGTCACCCAGTCTCGAAACTCCTATGTTGATGCTGAAGTACATTCTCCCACCCTGGAAGAACTGGGGAAACAAGTGGATGAAGAAGGAGGGAACTATCAGATGTACCTTGAAAGTCTCGTGCAGACTCTccagaaagaagcaaaagagaaattcaaAGGATGGGTCACATGTTCCAGTTTagagaacacagaactcgcctaCAAAAAG GTTGGGGATGGGAACCCCCTAAGGCTTTGGAAAGCTTCCGTGGAAGTTGAAGCTCCCCCATCAGTTGTCCTGAACCGAGTGCTGAGAGAACGCCACATTTGGGACGAGGACTTCTTGCAGTGGAAGATTGTCGAGAGCCTGGACAAGCAGACAGAAGTTTACCAGTACGTTTTGAACAGCATGGCACCTCATCCCGTCCGAGATTTTGTTGTTCTAAG GACATGGAGGACCGATTTGCCAAAGGGGATGTGTATGCTGGTGGCCATCTCTGTggagcacgaggaggcccctcTCATGGGAGGTGTGCGAGCCATCGTGATGGACTCCCAGTACCTAATCGAGCCGTGTGGCTCAGGAAAAGCCAGGCTGACCCATATCTGCAGAATTGACCTAAA AGGACATTCCCCAGAGTGGTACAACAAAGGCTTTGGACATCTGTGTGCAGCAGAAGTTGCCAGGATCAGAAACTCGTTTCAGCCTCTGATTGCCGAGGGACCAGAAACGAAAATCTGA